Sequence from the Heliomicrobium undosum genome:
CGGTGTGCTTCCAGCCGACCGACGCGATTATCTCGTTGATGCGGATCCTTTCCTGCCCGCAGCCGGACAGCCCGGCAATCCAGCCGGATATTGAGAAGTTCGAATTGGAATTTATAAAAAACAGGCGCGGCTGCAACGCCATGATCGTCGATGTCCTCGTCTATCTCCGGCTGCAAGGCTTTAGCGATGTCGTCGCCATCGAAGACCTGGAAACGCGGCTGGAACGGCTCCGCTACATCGGCCACATCCCGCAGATCCAGACGGCATTGCTGCAAATCGCCGAACTTCACCATCTGGAAAATCGACCGCCCATCGCCTGCAACTACTTGCGAGAGGCCGTCAACATGGTTAAGGAATTCGGCATTAGCGCCTGCTTTCACGCCATGCCCCTGAGAACCCTCGGCTTGCTGCAAAAAATCGAACCCCGGCTCTTTGCGACCCTCTCCAAACAAGAAAAGGGCGCCGCCGCGCCGGCCGACGCGGTGCTCACCGCCCGCGAACGGGAGATCATGGGACTCATCGCCCAGGGCAAGAGCAACGACGAGATCAGCAAAGCCCTTTATATCGGCATCGGAACGATCAAATGGCACATCAACCACATCTTCGGCAAGTTGGAGGTCAAGAACCGGGTCCAAGCCATCGCCAAGGCGAAAAGCCTCGGTGAAATCTAGTCCTCATCAAACCCCATTCAATAGAACCCGCCTAGCACCGCTCACCTAGCCCAGCCCACCTAGTCCCGCCCACATAGCCCTGACCGAGTCCACCCTAACCCCGGCCCCTAACCTGGGTTAGGCTTTTTTCTGTTTAAAACCCGCTACAATGAAATCACCAAGCGGGAGGAGGTTTTTTAGCATGGAAACGCTGCAAAGCCATTTTCACCAGTGGGGAGCGGTGCTCTTTTTCACCGTCGTCTATGCCGTCGCTTTGTTGTTCGTGCCCTTTTACAAGAAGATGAACCGCAAACCGGCCACGGCCTACATGGCCTTCGTGCTCGCTTTTGCCATTGAGATGCATGGCATCCCCATGAGTATGTACCTGATCTCCTGGGGCATCGGCAAAAACCTGCCCGAAGGCTTCTTGTGGGGACACACCCTTTTTGACCAGATCGGCTACACGGGGATGTACCTGAACATCGCCTGCGCCACCGTGGCCCTGATTATCATCGCCAACGGCTGGTACAACATCTACCACAAATACTGGTCCAAAGAATCGGGTAAGGGGAAGGTCGTCAAGACCGGGGTGTACCGGTACATCCGCCACCCCCAGTATACGGGCTTTATGCTGCTGACCGTCGGGATGATCTTCGAGTGGGCCACGCTGCCCATGCTGCTCATGTGGCCCTTCATTGCCGTCATGTATTACCGCCTCGCCAAGAGGGAAGAGCAGGACATGATCCGCGAGTTCGGCGAGGAGTATGTCATGTACATGCAAAAAACGAAGCGGTTTATCCCCTTCGTCATCTGAATCGGTTTGCGTTCATTTGGATGAAAATAACATTGACATTCCCGTGACTTGCTGGTAAGATACAATTCCGTCACGGGTACGGCGGCGTCGCCAAGTGGTAAGGCAAAGGTCTGCAAAACCTTTATACCCCAGTTCGAATCTGGGCGCCGCCTCCAAATATTCGGGCGATTAGCTCAGATGGTTAGAGCGCTTG
This genomic interval carries:
- a CDS encoding methyltransferase family protein — translated: METLQSHFHQWGAVLFFTVVYAVALLFVPFYKKMNRKPATAYMAFVLAFAIEMHGIPMSMYLISWGIGKNLPEGFLWGHTLFDQIGYTGMYLNIACATVALIIIANGWYNIYHKYWSKESGKGKVVKTGVYRYIRHPQYTGFMLLTVGMIFEWATLPMLLMWPFIAVMYYRLAKREEQDMIREFGEEYVMYMQKTKRFIPFVI